TGTTCTTCCTACATTCTCGCCATAATTCAACTCTTAAGGGATCCATCAAGAATCTTATTGCTCCACAGAGCATCTGAAGTAGTCAACTTATGTTTAAGATTCACTATTCCCGAGCAATAGATTTATTTCACTGCATTTGCATCCACATCCTCCCTCTTGGTTCTCCTTCAAGTTCATCTCCCACTCTTGTTAGCTCGTACACTGAGAACAACGGTTTGTGAACAAGTCTGTCACCAACCACTGGGAACGGTCTCGTTCTTGAAGTCATGACTAGGAATGTATACATGAACATCCACCAATATGATTTTACATAGAAACCATGCCACCCCAAAGAGAAATACTAAATGGTCAtcttttggtttttgtttgatgGTCCAAGTATTAGTTCATCCATTAATACATCACCATTAGGGTCTTTACATGATTCTTGTTCTAAAGATGGATAAATTCAATAAAGAAGAAAAAGTGAAAGTGATATGGAGGTAGTCACAGCTAGAACCTATAGTGCTGTTTAATTCCAGGAAGCTCTCAATGCATTTCCAATAGAAATGAACTTTAGATCATCTTCAGCAGAACATTTTCATAAATACATTTGTTTGGATatcaatatgcatatatttactCACGTGCACTGGCCAGAAGGCTATAGGAGACTTTCCTTAAAGAAATACCTTCACATTACATTTCAAGACAATTTTATAGAACATGCATATCATAGAAATTAGAAAAAGATTTGCTCCCTCCATAGAAGTCATTGAAATTACTTGTACTAAAGAAAAAAGTCAATGAAATCAAAAGTAATAAGCTAGGTTCATGCGGTTCATCAATTGAAGACATTTTAACCGGTCATGTATTTTGTTTCTAATATATATTGATCCCCAAATCCCTCATAAACTGACTACAATCATTAAAAATCTCCAATCTTTATGATGTGCTTCCTTTTCCCCCTTCATTATTTTTTCCTATTCTCACAAGCAATGTCTATTTCTTTCACTTTTACCTGTCCTATGCATTCATTCAAATTACACTTCAGTTTACAATAAATGCCCTTCAGCTACTTCCTTTTTGTTTTTACCTAGCATTCCAGGCACTGATACTTGAATCGGTTGAATATtttcaacacacacatatatattagtGAAAGCACGAACCTACGAATGGATCGTTTTAAATTGAAAGAAGTACTACATTAATTTATACAACAGTCTCAAAACTATTTAAGGTTGCATTGTTCAAACAATTAATGTTATATTATTATCCATACATCCCAATTTGTTTAGCACTAAACTTGAAAGACGTCACATTAATTTTTTGCAACATAGTCTCAAACTATTTGCCATTGATCAAGCAATTAGTGTTATATTTTTGTTGaagaatatataattaaaagcgacaaaaggagggatgcaacacgaggacttcccagggagtcacccatcctagtactactctcgcccaagcacgcaaGCAATTAGTGTTATATTATTATCCATCTATCCCAATTTGCTTAGCATTATTACTATACTAAGTTAATGGGCATAATAGTGACAGCACAAACCTGCGATATTTAGTCTGTTTCAAAAAGTATGCCACTTTCTATACTTAATACACCCTCCTTCCCACTTTATATGgcacttttttctttttaatcagtcccaaaaaaaaatgacaactttctatatttagtaacaattcaatcttgaatttccctttttacccttaagtAGATGCTTTCTAAccacacaaatttcaaaagttttcctttatttcttaaactttgtgttaaGTCAAATAACctcatttcaaaagtcttcctttatttcttaaacgtcCTAATATCCAACATggcatatttaagaccacaaagATTTAACGGTATTTtggtacattacacacatctttatTTGGAtatgcgaacaaagtaccacattggtagctgaaaagaaaaaaaagagctaGTTATAAGGTGttgaatactcttaatgatgtgaggcctttcaGGGAAAAGCGTGCGGGCTTGGTCCAAAGCAGACAATATCCAATCACCTTAAGAGTATCTTTGAGCCGTATTAGCTCGACAATCTTTAGTTCAAGAACACAAGTTTCAAAGGCACAGATACACTAATTAAAAAGGGATATTAGTGAAAGCACGAACCTGCGATATTGAATGGGCATATTAGAAGCTTTCCAAATAGCAATTTTCTCAAAAGCTTCAATAGGCAACACAAAATGAGCATTAGGCGGATTACAATGTCCACCACCATCAACCTCAAACCCATAATTCGGTGCACAAAAATTAGTAGCCGTAAGAATAATAGAAGTACCAGGTATACACCACCTTAAATCCTCAACACACCTAACTTCAAAACAAGCACCACAGATCTGACCTTTATGAAATAGCACAGTACTTAACCCAGCTGTAGCTTTACCATACCCAGTTCTCTCTAAGTCACCGTATCCACACGCGCCGCCGACAATGTCGCGTGGGTCTGCGGCGGCGTAGTAGGTGGCGCGTGCGGGACGCCACTCGGAGTGGAAAGTGGAGGGCGCGTGGGAGGAGTATGAAGGTGACCAGTTGTAGTGTGAATGGACTAATGGGGTTGAAGAAATGAGTAGTGTGAATGCTACTAATAGTGACAGTAGTAGCAGCAGCATACTTACTAAAATTGACTTAATGTATGTGTGTTGTCACTACTCAGTGTTCAAAGAGATGAACAAAATTGATGGGGTTTTTGTTTGCTTCAAGCTATTGAATCTGATGATTTTGAATTATGAGAAAAGGAAAGTTTGTCACTTTTTTGGAGAGATTTTTAAGGAAGTTGCTGGAGTTGTTTTTAAGGTACAATAGATGGTGATTGTTTCTTTCTTGGATACTTTTTTGAACTTTACTGATTGAGCTTGTCGGCGCCCCTTTTTCTTTTAACACAGAGTTGATATTTTTAAATGTGAAAGATACTACTTTTAGGCGTTTGGTCTTAGAAATTTTGAAGCTTAGTTTTGTATTTGACTGTTTGAACGTAaagaaagtaaaaataaaattttagatattaAGTTGTATTTAGAATTTGCATGGCAAACAccgattttctaaaaaaaaaaatcggaagaaAATGAATAATTCTCGTAGCCAAACAGGTCCTACATTGATTTATACAAACAACATTGTCTCGAACTATTTAGCGGTGCATTGTTCAAGCAATTAATGTTATAAGTATTATTATCCATATATCCCAATTTGTTTAGCACTAATACTTGAAAGATTCTACGTTAATTTATAGCAACATTGTCTCAAACTATTTAGCATTGTTCAAGCAATTAATGGCATATTATTATCCATATATCCCAATTTGTCTAGCATATTAAGATATATATATCTTAAGTATAAAAATGTAATTTATACTACTCTATATAGTAGTTTCTTAAACATGATTTTCATACACTTAACTAATAAGAAAGTGCAATGTTAAGGGGTGAATTAGTAGATTGTAAATATTTTTCATTAATGGTAAATGAATTAAAATATGAACAGTAAGTGTAATATTGTAAATTATAAAGAAAGTTAGTATTATGAAGTCAAGCCTAGAGAAAGATTTTTTAGCCTAAAATTTATATTTAATCAAATATAGTTAAATAAAATGGATATACGAAGTATATTGTCTGAATTAGGCTTAGGAATATTAGGCCTCAAGCCATGCAATTATATGGCCTTCTCGTTTTGGAAAGGAAAGATAAGGCTACTCCGGTAGGACTATCATTTGGGCTGACCCACTCAACACAGCCCATTAACGAATTCGCGCAAATGTCCTTAGAAGtaagggtggtctttaatttttgtcccatcTTTAATATTGGTACGAATTCGTTaatgagattctgggttcgaatatCAGCAAAGtataaaaaaggaaaaattacaAGGTAAAATTTTATATCAAATTAGGCCTATTTAGGCAAAATTTAGGTCTCAAGGCCTAACTTCTATAGAATCCcaacagagtaaaaaaaaaaaaaagattatgtcTTGCgaaatttcgcaaggcaaactTTTCACGAAGccttaccttgcgatttttttttgttttctgagcggggattcgaacccagcGCCTTGGAAGGCCAATCCAGCAAAAAAATGCTCATTAACGTGAcaaagaaattgcacggtttgtccttcgaataggctggtctttaatttaatttaattttttgcgCGCGGATTGCTCTTCATACaggttgatctttaatttttgccccacaaatcgctggtctttaatttttgttcccgcttctcatttaatgaaaatttatggGTCAAAGTACCCTTATTCGTTGGTCTACAAAACACAAGATTCTAGGTTTGATCCTTAGCAGagtcggaaaaaaaaaaatcacaaggcaaagCTTGTTGGGCAAAGTTTCATACGGCATAATTTCTATATAAATGAATTAGTCGGCATAAGTTGTGTTGTAACCAATTCGCTCGACATAAGTTTATAGAAACTTTGCCTTGTTCGCCATAAGTTCCGTAGTAATGAAATTATGCTagataacttaattcctacagaGCTTATACTGGACAAGGCAAAGTTTCTATAAGGGTAGGCCGTATTTCGTTTTCTTTTTCAATATTAGGGGTACGAaattttgccttgcgaaattaagTCATAGATACAAGTAGGgcgaatttattttttattttttcgatGTCAGTGATTTTTTTGGCTACTTTTTTGTTACTAAAAGtgtcgaaggacaaaaattaaagaccggaaatttgagggccaaaaattaaagaccgccccaaGAGGGGCGTTCGAGCCCCAAAAattcccttcaaatgggttggtctttaatttctgcCCTTCAAATTTGAACTTATGTTTTCGTAGGGCATAAGCTCTATAAGACCATGAGGCATAACTTAtgaaatattatgatgcgaaaatataaatttacaCCCCGCGAAAAGTTGTTTGCCttaatggacaaaaattaaagaccaacacaaagtAGGGCCAAAAGTACAAATGACCCTCATTGGATCCGAGCTGTAAATGAACGAATCAGGTTCTAAACCACTCGGTTAAATTCAATTATGAATGCATAACTTCTACAGTAAATAAACTTGGCTTGTTTATCTACCTTAATAAGTCTGTTTATGCATATTTCCCGTGTCATTTGTATTTACTTATTCTCTTAAATGTCTATTTATCAAAACTACACGTTTGAAGTTTCCGTTAATCAGAAAATTTATCTGCGAAATTTGTCAAGCGCTAATTTTATCACAATCTGACAATATGATACTAGTGGCTTTTTATTACCTTAATTTTTTTGTCAAATCTATCCACAGACATTTGTgatcgtccacttctttcacttgagcattTAAAGTAACCCTTGTTCCATTTAAACACTTTAGGTGAgtcattcctattccacttagacactttttgcactgTTATcagagcaaaaccaacaccaaaaGGGGCGTCATCTCATTGCACATCCAACCAGCCCAAAAGCCTCAATTTTTAATGGTCAAAACTCCACGAATTTATaaattagtgaatttacaatTTAATTAAGTTAGCACAATTTAAATGAGCGGGCACAATTTAATTGGCCACTTAATCTACGTAGGAGTCGATTGGTATTGcttttgctccgataacggtgcaaaaagtgtctaagtggaataggaatgactcacctgaagtgtctaaatggaataaGGGCATTTTACGTGCTCAAATGAAAGAAGTGGATGACCACAAGTGTTTGTCGATAGATTTGACCTAATTTTTTAGTATATTTTAGAAATATGTATTCAACATTGAGTCCATAGGAAACTAAAGCTCGTTTCACTAACTTCAGAAAAGTCTAGGTCCAACTTGGTATGATCTTATTTGGTTTGGGTTAACAGCTATAGTTGAGGCCAAATATTAGCAATTGCTATTTCAAGTTGGACTTAAAACAGAAACAGTAGAAGCATTGAAGTTTTCGATGGTTTGAAGTTTGAAAGTGAAATATGATAAAATTCAATAATGTGGTCTGTTTCATAATCTTACAAAGACTCTACTCTGGAGGCTTCTACGCCAAGACAAGACTGTCTAGAGGGTTCTACACAAAAATGACCAAGACTTATTTATTCAATTGAATATAAAGTAAAAGGTTGTTATTACTTCATGACCAGACAATTAGTGAGTTGCTTAGctgtttttattgaactaaaataaGATGACATTTCTTTAAAGTTTTTTCTTTTGTAAGTTTATCTGGACTCAGTGTTGAATTTTTGTGATAGTTTAAGGGTGATGAAATGAGCCCACGAAGGCATATAATTCGCCCAATCAATAATCAGTTCATTTATTAATTCAATTCATTTTAACATATCTAACTCAAGCTCATTTAAAAGTCGAGTTGATATGTAATTCAAATTAATcatgagaaatcttgtcaaaatattataaaaaaaaaaaagttaacagTCACATGGTTTATCACACGGTTGATTACAAAAATGAAACTAGAATTGATCCAACTAAAACTAACAATCATTCTACATATGTTTTGCAAATCAAATAATCAATTTTTGCaggcaaaaattggaattaatTAAGAATTGAATGAGTTTGGACTTGGTCAATAACAGTTTAGCGGCTTCAGAACAACTCGAACAGTAAAATATAGGACGTGGAACAAAAATTTGAACTTTCGCCACATACTTATAAAATCTAATAACTACTATTACTTACGATAGAGTGTTATTTCTAGCTCACATGTATTTTTGCTAGGGGAAATTAAAACTGCTGAGTTTGTGTGTAGTTTATGGCTACTATTCTGAGCAATGAGACAATCGACGCTCTTTTAATTTAATAAAATCCTCACAATTTTTGTATTTCAATAATATGATTAGTCATGCTATCATAACTATCTGAAATTATTTGTTTCCAAATATCAAAGTTGTGTTTGGTACAGCAAAAGCACCAAACCTTTGATCATTTCATAACAGATCGATCAACAAAAAGTTccaaacagttttttttttcccttgaaGTAGGAAGCTCTATAAGTTTCTTCTAATAGCTCTGTGTATTATATTTCAGTTTCAATATTGTCAAAAATGGAAAGATTTCTTTCACTATTCTCCTCCTTTCCCCCACATTGTGATCTTCCAGCTCGATGATGTATATATTTATTTAAGTTAGATATATTGATAGCGTGAATATTTATATTATCATTTCAATTTAATTAGAGATAGAGGTCATTACTCTATTTTCTTAATTACATATGTTAGTTTTTTCTActattaataagtgaaggattGAGTGCGAAGTCATTTAATATGTGAGTCCCACTTTATTATTCCACTTATTTAAGTTCCTCCCGGTTTCTTCTAGAACTTAGTTCTTCAGTTCTTTCAGGTATGAGCTCATTGATTTGCTGTATTTGAATCTGGTCGAGCTCTCTGGTTTTGGGAGTTATTTGtgctatttttttcttttgtttattgcACTTGTTCGGTTGGTAATCCATTTCATGAGTGTTAGTTTTCTATTATTTTGAATAATGTCTTGGTAGAATTTTACATGCATGTATTGATTGTACGCGATTTGCAATTGTCTTTTGCTACCAACTAATCACGAGTTAAAGGTTTTACTAAAGATATTGGGGTATCAAATTGTCGCTGGAAGATTGGGTCTCTTGATTTGTGCTATGTTTTTCTGTAAAAAGAACAGTAGCTTTGAGAAGTTTCTTAAACTGATTTGGCTGGCGAGAATTAACAGCTTTGAGAAATTTCTTAAACTAGCCTCATGGAATTGATCATTTGAAAAATCTGTGACTGTATTACATCAAGGAAATTAGTTGTTCCTTCTGAGAGTTATCTCTACAATACAAGGATTTAACTTTATTAGCTGATTCTAAACATATTTGAGCTGACCGCCTGGTATAATTGTGATTCTGATCTATTATCAAGGTATTGTAGACTTTGCACATTAATCCAAGTAGCAGTCATTGTGGCAAAGGTTGCTTTGCACTAGAAATATGTTAACAAACAGCGATAGTTGAAATCATCTTCCTAAAACTTGGATTTGTAGACATTACGTTGTTTGAGTTATTTCTTAAAGATATTTTTAAATTTAGCAATTCTTTTAATCAGTTGGTCATTGGGACAACTCTGGTGGAGAAGTTGAAGGATTTTGTGCTAGAACTAGAGTTTTCATAAGAGGGGATCATCCAGTTGAGGATCCAGTATTCTTGCCTTCTCCGGTGAGTgacaattgagtttttttttttctatattgtCACAGGTTGATTGTTGTATGTGAGCTTATTGTACTTGATATGAATTGGGTGTTAATTAGTTTCTTGTACAATTGATCAGTACATAATTGATGTTTATATTAA
Above is a genomic segment from Lycium barbarum isolate Lr01 chromosome 12, ASM1917538v2, whole genome shotgun sequence containing:
- the LOC132625245 gene encoding expansin-A13, giving the protein MLLLLLSLLVAFTLLISSTPLVHSHYNWSPSYSSHAPSTFHSEWRPARATYYAAADPRDIVGGACGYGDLERTGYGKATAGLSTVLFHKGQICGACFEVRCVEDLRWCIPGTSIILTATNFCAPNYGFEVDGGGHCNPPNAHFVLPIEAFEKIAIWKASNMPIQYRRIKCRKEGGVRFTISGGGIFLSVLISNVAGSGDIVAAKVKGSRTGWLPMGRNWGQNWHINADLKNQPLSFEMTSGDGVTLTSYNVAPKNWNFGQTFEGKQFGS